A window from Triticum aestivum cultivar Chinese Spring chromosome 6D, IWGSC CS RefSeq v2.1, whole genome shotgun sequence encodes these proteins:
- the LOC100192181 gene encoding very-long-chain aldehyde decarbonylase GL1-4, translating to MATRPGPLTEWPWQRMGNFKYLVMAPVVVHGAYRVMNKGWGDIDLAYSLILPSLALRMIHNQIWISLSRYQTARSKHRIVDRDIEFEQVDRERGWDDQIVFNGLLFYVGYLAMPSVRRFPLWRTDGAVATALLHAGPVEFLYYWFHRALHHHFLYSRYHSHHHASIVTEPITSVIHPFGEHIVYFTLFAIPMLSTVYMGNGSALVFVLYIVYIDFMNNMGHCNFELVPKWMFQVFPPLKYLMYTPSFHSLHHTQFRTNYSLFMPFYDYIYSTMDKASDELYESSLKGTEETPDLVHLTHMTNLQSAYHLRVGFASIASKPSDNSEWYMWTLWPLAWLSMVVAWIYGSSAFVVERIKLKKMKMQTWVVPRYNFQYGLTWDRESINDLIEKAILDADVRGVKVLSLGLLNQAKQLNGNGELFRQKYPKLGVRIVDGSGLATGVVLKSIPSDAKQVFLHTGTSKIARAVAMALCGKGIQVIMNRKKEYDMLKSQMPENRASYLKCSSNDITKIWLVERIDDKEQRMAPKGTVFIPISQFPLKKVRKDCTYLSTPAMKIPDTMQNIHSCENWLPRRVMSAWHIAGILHVLEGWSVHECGDDMMDPEKAWSAAIRHGFVPLTKA from the exons ATGGCGACCAGGCCGGGGCCTTTGACTGAATGGCCGTGGCAGAGGATGGGCAACTTCAAG TACCTGGTGATGGCGCCGGTGGTCGTCCACGGCGCGTACCGGGTGATGAACAAGGGGTGGGGCGACATCGACCTGGCCTACTCGCTGATCCTGCCGTCGCTGGCGCTGCGGATGATCCACAACCAGATCTGGATCAGCCTGTCCCGCTACCAGACCGCGCGCAGCAAGCACCGCATCGTGGACCGGGACATCGAGTTCGAGCAGGTGGACCGCGAGCGCGGATG GGACGACCAGATCGTCTTCAACGGGCTGCTCTTCTACGTGGGGTACCTGGCGATGCCGAGCGTGCGGAGGTTCCCGCTGTGGCGGACGGACGGGGCGGTGGCAACGGCGCTGCTGCACGCGGGGCCCGTGGAGTTCCTCTACTACTGGTTCCACCGCGCGCTGCACCACCACTTCCTCTACTCGCGCTACCACTCCCACCACCACGCCTCCATCGTCACCGAGCCCATCACCT CGGTCATCCATCCTTTTGGCGAACACATTGTCTATTTCACGCTCTTTGCAATCCCGATGTTGTCCACAGTTTATATGGGAAATGGCTCCGCCCTCGTGTTTGTGCTGTATATCGTTTACATTGACTTCATGAACAACATGGGGCACTGCAACTTTGAGTTGGTGCCAAAGTGGATGTTCCAAGTCTTTCCTCCTCTCAAGTACCTCATGTACACCCCATC GTTTCATTCCCTTCACCACACGCAGTTCCGCACAAACTATTCACTCTTCATGCCATTTTACGACTACATATACAGCACTATGGACAAGGCATCTGACGAGCTGTATGAGAGCTCACTGAAAGGGACAGAGGAGACACCTGACCTTGTTCATCTCACACATATGACCAACTTGCAATCGGCTTATCATCTAAGGGTTGGATTCGCCTCCATAGCATCCAAACCATCTGATAACTCCGAGTGGTATATGTGGACGCTATGGCCCTTGGCATGGCTGTCAATGGTGGTAGCATGGATTTATGGGTCATCTGCATTCGTGGTCGAGAGAATCaaactgaagaagatgaagatgcaaACATGGGTCGTACCGAGATACAACTTCCAA TATGGTCTAACATGGGATAGAGAATCGATCAACGACTTAATTGAAAAGGCGATATTGGATGCTGATGTAAGAGGGGTTAAGGTGCTCAGCCTAGGGCTACTAAATCAG gcAAAACAGCTCAATGGGAATGGTGAACTATTTAGACAAAAATACCCAAAATTAGGAGTTCGAATTGTTGATGGAAGTGGCTTAGCAACTGGAGTTGTCCTAAAAAGCATCCCTTCAGATGCAAAGCAAGTTTTTCTTCATACAGGGACTTCTAAGATAGCCCGTGCCGTTGCTATGGCTTTATGTGGCAAGGGCATCCAG GTGATCATGAATCGTAAGAAAGAGTATGACATGCTCAAGTCACAGATGCCAGAGAACAGAGCAAGCTACTTGAAGTGCTCCAGCAATGACATAACCAAG ATTTGGCTAGTAGAGAGGATCGACGACAAAGAACAGAGGATGGCACCAAAAGGAACAGTGTTCATTCCAATATCGCAGTTCCCCCTTAAGAAAGTCCGCAAGGACTGCACTTACTTGAGCACTCCGGCGATGAAGATCCCGGACACCATGCAGAACATCCACTCCTGCGAG AACTGGCTGCCGAGAAGGGTGATGAGCGCGTGGCATATCGCCGGAATACTTCACGTCCTGGAAGGGTGGAGCGTGCACGAGTGCGGTGACGACATGATGGACCCTGAGAAGGCATGGTCGGCTGCTATCAGGCACGGCTTCGTCCCTCTCACGAAAGCTTGA